AGCAGGGCCTCGTACTCGCCGGCGGTGCGCTCCCGGCCCGCGGTCATGACCATCATGTGTACGTCGAAGGCCCGCGACAGCCACGGGTTCCGGTCGTCGGGCATGACCCGCTCGACGATCAGCAGGTGGGCGGCGGGGCCCATCGCCGCCGCGCAGTTGGCGAGGATGCGCCGGCAGGAGTCGTCGTCCCAGTTGTGCAGCACCCGGGAGAGCACGTAGACGTCGGCGCCGGCGGCGACCTCGTCGAGGAAGTCGGCGCCCGCCAAGGTGCAGCGGCCCCGGTCGATGTGGGGCGCCAGCCGCTCGCGTGCGCCGGCCAGGGCCTGGGGGCGTTCCTGCAGAGTTCCGCGCAGAGCGGCGTCGGCGTCCAGCAGCCCGGCGAGCCGGCTCCCGTCGCCGCCGCCGATGTCGGCCACGTGCCGGGCCCGGGAGAAGTCGTAGACCTCGGGCAGAGCGTCGGCCGGCGACCCGCCCGCCGCCATGCCGGCGTCGAAGAGCGCGGCGTCACCGGGGTGCTCGGCGAGGTGGGTGTAGACGTCGCGGCCGTGGACGGCTTCGAAGGCCTGCTCGCCGGTGCGTACCGCATCGGTCAGTCCGCGCCAGGCGGCGGCGAAGAAGTCGCTGCGGTAGAGCAGTGCCAGGTCGCGCATCGACGAGGGGTGCCCGCTGCGCAGCAGCTCGCCTGCCGGCGCCAGAGCGAAGCCGTCGCCGCGCTCCTCCAGCACCTCCAATCCGGCCAGCAACCGCAGCAGGCGCAGCAGCGGGTCGGGGGCCAGCGACAGTTCGCCGGCGAGGTCACCGGCCGCGGCCGGGCCGCGGCCCAGCCGGTCGATCACGCCCAGCCGCACCGCCGCGGCTACGGCGTCGGCCAGCCACGGCCCGGTCAGCAGCCGCAGCAGATCGCGGCTCTCGGCATCGCTCGCGGTCATCCCGCCCCCGTCCAACCCGCTTGCCCGGCACCCCAACCGTAACGCTGTGTGGGACCGCGATCACCGCCGGAGTCCGCAGGCGCGGCGAACCGGGACCGGTGTCCGGGCGACGCCCGGCCGTCACATCCAGTGGCGCCACTTGAAGACCGCGTAGAGCGTCACGCTGATACCCGCCATCACCAGCAGCGCCAGCGGGTATCCCAGCGCCCAGCCGAGCTCGGGCATGCGGGCGAAGTTCATCCCGTAGATGCTGCCCACCAGGCTCGGGGCGAACAGGATGGCCGCCCACGCGGAGATCTTCTTGACGTGTTCGCCCTGGCGGTAGCTGGCCTCGGTGACGCGGCGCATCTCCTCGTTCTGGGCTTCGCTGACGAGGGTGGCGTTGACGGTGAGGATGCTCTGCAGCATGTCCCGGAAGCCGTCGACACGCTCGGCCACGGTGGTGGCGTGGTCGGCGACGTCGCGCAGGTAGCGGCGCATCTCCTCGTCGGTGCCGAACTCGTCGAAGGCCTCGTTGAGCGAACGGAGTACGGGCAGGAGCGGGCGGACTGCGCGCTGGAACTCGATGACCTCGCGGGAAAGCTCGTAGATGCGCCGCGACACCGCCGCGTCGCCGTCGAAGACCTGGGTCTCGATCTCGTCGATGTCGTTCTGCAGCCCCGCCACGACCGGCGCGTAGCCGTCGACGACGGCGTCGAGGACGGCGTAGAGCACCGCTTCGGGCCCGCGTTCGAGCAGATCGGGGTTCTCCTCCAGACGCCCGCGCACCGCCGAGAGGTCGGGGGCCTGGTCGTGGCGGACGGTGAGCACGAAATGCCGGCCCATGAACAGGTGCAGCTCCCCGAAGCGCACCTCCTCTCTGGCGTCCAGGTAGAGGGCGGATTTGAGGACGACGAAGAGAGTGTCGCCGTAGCGCTCCAGCTTGGGCCGCTGGTGGGCGACGATGGCGTCCTCGACGGCCAGATCGTGCAGTCCGAACTCCTCGGCGGCGGCCAACAGCTGGGAGCTGGACGGGCGCAGCAGCCCGATCCAGGCCATGGCGCCCTCGTCGTCGGGGGTGCGGCGGTGCAGCTCGGCGAGGTCCCGCAGCTGCTGCGGGGACTCCCGGCGCCGGCCGCCGACGTAGATGGCGGCGTCGATGACGCTGTCCTGCACCGGCGGCGCGGTGCCGTCGTCGTCGGTCCTGGGGTCCATGGAGTGCTCCGGCGGTCGCGGCCGGGCGGTCCTGCTGCGGTGCTCCTGGGTGCCCCGGATTCCGGGAAGCCACGCCAGCGGCTTGCGTTGGGCCATGGGCCAACCCCTCGTCATCGACGTGAGCGGGGCACGCGGCGCCGGCCGCATACCGGGACGGGACCGCGGCAGAAGCGAGAACGCGGTTGCACACCGTACCGGGAGGTCGGCCCGCCATCGGCCCCGCCTCCCGGTTCCGCTCAGGTACGCGATGCGGTTCCATGCTACCCGCGCCGCCGCGGCGGGGGTCGGCGCGTTGCCCGGTATACGTGCGCCGTGGTGCGATGGAGTGCGTGGACGGCTCCGAGACGACCCGCGCACCCGGCGCACCGGTGCGCCGGGTGCGCACCGCGGCGGCGCGTCCGCCGTGGACGAGGTCCGGTATCTGCGCGCGGAGGCGTGGTCGGCGATGAGCGAGCCGCTGTTCGGGGCCGAACCCGTCACCGTCGCTCCGGGTGCGGTGCACCTGCCGGGATGGCTGAGTGTCGGCGCCCAGCGCGATCTGGTCCGGCGGTGCCGCGCATGGTCGCGCGGCGCCGGGGGGATGGTGCGGCACCGCATGCCGCGCGGGGGCGTGATGAGTGTACGCATGACCGCCCTGGGGTGGTTCTGGGAGCCCTACCGCTATTCGCGCACCCTGCCGGACGGCGCGCCGGTTCCGCCGTTCCCGCCGATCCTGGGCGAGCTCGCCCGTGCGGGTGTGGAAGCCGCGTTCGGGGCGCCGCCCGGGCCCGCCGACCCGCCCCACGACGTGGCCCTGGTGAACTTCTACGACGCCGACGCCAGAATGGGCATGCACCAGGACCGCGACGAGCAGGCCGACGTGCCGGTGGTGTCACTGAGCCTGGGCGACACCTGCGTCTTCCGGTTCGGCAACACCCGGACCCGCACCCGCCCCTATACCGACGTGGAACTGGCCAGCGGCGACCTGTTCGTGTTCGGCGGCCCGGCCCGCATGGCCTACCACGGCGTGCCGCGCACCCGGCCGGGCACGGCCCCGGCCGGTATCGGCATGGAGCGGGGGCGGCTGAACATCACCGTCCGCGCCTCGGGCCTGGAATGAATTCCGGACCCGGCGGGGTCCGCGGGCCCCGCCGGTCGGCTCAGCCGCGGATGAGGTCGCGCAGGTTGACCCACAGCAGCGCGATCACGACCAGCGCCGTGGGAACCAGCAGGGCGATGCGCCAGGCGACGGCGAAGGCCGCGATGATCCCGGCGATCACCGCCAGGATCACCAGCACGATCGCGATGCCGGTCAGAAAAGCGGTGAACCTGCGCCGGGCGATGGCGTCGACCATGGCGAAGACCAGCACGACGCCGATCATGGCCGGCGCGGTGTAATCGCTGCGCAGCAGCAGCATGCCGCCGAGAGCGAAGATGAGCAGCGGGGTGCTCAGCGCCGCCCACGCGTGCAGGAACCGGGTGGTGTTCTGCTCGCCCGAGGCGTAGGGCAGGTGCGGCTGCACCAGGTGTTCGGCGGGTGCGGGGACGATGGGCCGATCGCTGTCCAGGGCCTGGCGGCAGGTGTCGCGCTCGTCGGCCATGAGGGCGCGCTTGCGGTAGACGCTCGCCAGTTCGCGCTCGTCGGTGCGGACGCGCTCGTCGTGCTCTGCGGCGCGGGTCCGGGAGTGGCTCTGGTGGCCGAGCACGATGCGGGCGGCCGACAGCCGGCGCAGAGCGTCCCGGCGCCGGACGATGTCGCTGTCGGCCTCGGCGATGCGCTCGTCCAGATCGCCCACGTGCGCGGCGAGTTCGGCGCGCCGGTCCTGCTCGGTGGGCGAGACCTTCTGCAGGCCCACCCAGGCCAGCGGGTCGGCCCAGGACCAGCGCACGGTCCCGTCGCGCTCGTAGCGGGGGCCGCTGGGCGCGCGCTCGCCTTCGAAGAAGTCGCCGGTGTCGCGTCCCCAGAGGCCGCGGAAGCCGCGCACCCAGGGGGTGTCGCCGTCGACGGCGTGGGCGTACCACTCGCGGTCGCCTCCCGGGCCCACCCGCACGCCGTCGCCGCGGGCGTAGTCGACGAAGGGAACGCCGATGCCGTGCCGGACGATGGCGCTGTCGCTGCCGAACAGCCGCAGGGTCAGCTTGCGCCACAGGCGCACGATGCCGCGCAGCACCGCGGGGTCGACCTGGATGAGGTAGTCGCCGGGAAGCATCTGGTGGGAGTGGGAGCCCGCGCCGACGTAGACCACGGGGTGGTCGCCTTCCCGGTGCAGCTGGGGATCGTCCCAGCTGCGGCGCAGGTCGTCGCCGTAGTACTCGTGGGAGGAGGCGCCCACCCAGGCGGGGCGGGGACCGTCGTCGGGGTCGTCCACGAGGTAGACGGTGACCTTCTCCCAATCGGCCTCGTGGTCGTTGACGCCGCCGTAGGTGGAACGCCAGTCGTTCATGGCGTAGAAGAACCAGTACTGCAGCGCGGTGTAGCCGCCTTCGCGCACCACGCGGCCGTAGTAGCTGGCCGGGCGGTCAGCGCCGCCGCCGACCCGGTCGCGGTAGCGGGTGGCGGCCGCGGCGGCGACTCCGCCGGGGACGGCGCCGCGGATGAGCAGGGAGAGCTTCATCAGGATGTCGACGACGCGGCCGAGCACGCCGACGGCGGCCAGCCTGCCGCTGCGGGGGATGACGCGGCGGGCGGAGCGGCGGTGCCGGCGGGCTTCGGCGCGCAAGGACGCCTCCTGCACGAAGCGCAGGTGCTTGTCGCGGCCGGGCAGTTCGTGTTCGGCGCCGGCGAGGCGGTCGAGGGTGAGTTCGCCCGCGGGGACGCACTCGTACTCTTTGCCGTCGCCGTCCTCGCACCACAGGCTGCAGCAGCCCACGTAGGCTTCGACGTCGGCGGGGAAGAAGAGCTCGCCGCGGGTGAACACGAGGATCGGCTCGTAGGCGCGCAGGAGTTCGAGATCGAGATCGGTTTCCGTACCCATGATTGTGTGTGACTTTATTGCATCCGGAGCGGGCCGCGAACCGCGCGGAGGCTGCGGCGACCGCGCGCGGCACGGGTCGCGGCCACGACCGCCGCGGCCGCAGCCCATCGGCGGGCGGGGTCGTGCACAAGAAGCGCGGGGGCGCCCCGCCGAGCGGGGAGCCCTGCGGCCCTGTCAGCCCGCGTGTGCGTGCCGGCGCGCAGTGTCGTCGGCGGCACCCCCGGCGGGCGGGACCGCGGGCGCCGCCGCCCCGTCCAGGGCCTGAGGGGCGCCCGCCGGTCCGCTCCGGCGGTCCCGCACGGCTCGGCCGTCTCCGCGGGCGGCGCCGATCCCGGCGGCCACCACCAGCGCCATGCCCCCGACCTGGACGCCGACGGGCGACTGTCCGATGACGGCCATACCCATGGCCAGACTGACGGCGGGTTCGAGGCTGGCGAAGGTGGAGAAGGCGGTGCGGCTCATACGCTGCAGCACCACCATCTCCAGCAGGAACGGGATCAGGGGGAACAGCACCGCGATCGCCAGGGTGATGCCGAGCACTCCGGCCGGATCGGGCGCGGCCAGGACCTGCGGGACGCCCAGCGGGGCGGTGACGGCGGCGCCGACGGCCATCGCCACCGCCAACCCGTGCACCGCCCGGAACGTGCTGCCCACGCGCTGGGTGAGCACGATGTAGAGGGCGACGCACACCGCGCCGCACAGGCCCAGGGCGACGCCGACCGGGTCGGCTCCGCTCGCCCAGGGACGGGTGAGCAGCAAGACGCCGCCCACGGCCGCCGCGATCCACACGGCTTCGCGCCGCCGCCGCAGCGCCAGTACGGCCACCGTCAGGGGGCCGAGGAACTCGACCGCGGTGGCGGTGCCCAGGTCCACACGGGCCGTGGCTTCGGAGTAGAACACCATCATCCCCGCGCTGATCGTGCCCAGGATCACCGCTGCGCCCAGGTCCCGCGGGGTCGCCGAACGCAGAGCGCGCCACAGGGGGCGCCCGCCCAGCGCCGCCAGGATGAGCGCGGCCCACAGCAGGCGCAGCCAGGTCACACCCATCGGCCCGGCCTCGCTGAACGCGCGCACTGCCAGGGCGCTTCCGGTGTGCAGCACGAACATACCCGCCAGCAGCAGTACGGCAGGCGGTATCCGTCCCAGGGCAGCACGAACCGCGGTCGAGGAGGAGGTGATCATCCGACCATTGCACTCACCTCGTCTGTTTCTGTCCACGGACCATAGGCGGATCGATCATGTAGTTTCGGTGGATGGATTTGACACGGCTGCGGCTGCTGGTGGAGCTGGAGCGGCTGGGCACGATGGCGGCGGTCGCGGAGACGACCGGGATGGGCACCTCGGCGGTGTCCAAGCACTTCGCGGTGCTGGAGCGCGAGGCGGGGACGCAGCTGCTGGTGCCCGACGGCAGGAGAGTGCGCCTGACCCCGGCAGGGCACCGGCTGGCCCGCCACGCGGTGGACATCCTCGCGCGCGCCGACACCGCCCGCGCCGAGCTGGCGGGCGAAGGCGCCCCCGTGGGCCAGGTGGACCTGGTCAGCTTCATCAGCGTCGCCGGCCCCATCGTGCTGCCGGCGGTCCGCCGCCTGCAGTCCGACCACCCCGGCATCGACGTGCGGCTGATCGAGCACGAGCCCGACGAGGCACTGGAGCTGCTCCAGTCGGGCACGGTCGACCTCGGCCTGGTCTACGACTACAGCCTGGTGCCGCGGCGGTTCCCCGGCACACTGACGCTGCGCCCGATCGGCACCGAACCGCTGCTGCTGTCCCAGCCCTCGGGCGGGGCGGCCACAAGCCGCATCATGACCCGCCGCCGGCTGTCCGGGGCGGCCGAGTCCTCGTGGATCGCCAACTCCCGCGGCAGCGACGAGGACGAGCTGGTGCGGCGGATGTGCGCCGGTGCCGGTTTCGCTCCGCGCATCCGGCACCGCATCGACAACCTGGAGGTCGTCGAGCAGCTCGTGGCCGCCGGGATGGGCGTGGGCGTCATGCCCAAACTCGCAGCGGCCGCGCGCCGCGGGGTGGTGCACTCCCCGCTGGGCGATCTCGGCGGCACCCGGCGGATCTCGCTGGCCAGCAGCACCGGCGGGTGGTCGTGGCGCCCGATCACGCTGCTGGCCCGCTACCTGTGGGAGCAGGCGCGCGGCGTACTGGACGACACCGCACCGACGCCGCCGGTCTCCGGCGGAGCGGAGGTCGCCGGGGACCCCGAGCCACCGCCGGGCTGAGTCCCGCCCCGGCCTCCGCGTCCTACCCCCGGGGACCGTGCGGCGCGGCGCTTCAGGCCGCGCCGCCCCCCGAAACCAGCAGCGGGCTCGCCGCGGGCACCGGAACCTTGCTCGCCGCCTCGCGCACCGCGCTCAGCAGCGGCTCCGCGTCGTAGCCGGCGCGGGTCACGACGACGACGTGGCGGCGGGCGGTGTTGCGCACCGTGCGCACCACGACGTGCGGCGCGGGCATCCCGGTCCAGCCCAGCCGCGGCATCAGCGCTACCCCGAGCCCGGCCCGCACCAGCGCGAACACGGCGCTGAACTCGTGGACGGTGTGGGCCACCTGCGGCTGGAACCCGGCCTGGTGGCAGGCCGCGGCCACGCAGTCGTACCACGGCGACCCCGGCGGCGACATGATCCAGTGGGCGTCGGCGAGGTCGGCGCCGAGTTCCAGGTCGGTACAGGCGGCCAGGGGGTGCTGGTAGGGCAGGACCACGTCGAAGGGCTCGACCATGACCGGGGCGAGCCGGAATTCGCCGGTGGCGTTGGGCGGGATGTCGGAGGACATGGTGACGGCGATGTCCAGCTCGCCCGAGCGCAGCATCTCGGTGGACCGGTCGGGTTCGGCCTGCACGATCTCGAAGCGCCACCCCGGGCGGGTGGTGCGCAGGGCGGCGACCGCCGGGGCGACGAGGTCGCAGATCCCGGTGGCGAAGGAGCCGACACGGGCCGATCCCACCCGGCCTTGGGCGTACTCGGCGAGGTCGGCTTCGGCGCGCTCCATCTCGGCGAAGATCACGTCGGCGCGCTCGACGAGCAGGCGGGCGGCACCGGTGAGGATGAACCTGCGCCCCTGCCGTTCGACGAGGGCGACTCCGGCGTCCTTGGCCAGTGCTGTCAGCTGCTGGGAGACCGCCGAGGGGGTCACACCCAGCGCGTCGGCGGCTGCGGCGACCGTCTGGTGGCGGCCCAGTGCCTGCAGGAGCTGCAACCGGCGCACATCGATCATGCCGCCAATGTAATCCGCCGGAAACACCCGGCCGGGGCACCGCACCACCGTATTCAACAGCAGCGGTTACGCAACGCCACCGGATCCGCGGGCTCGCGTCACCCGCGCAAGATACCCCGGATTCCGGATATATGACCGCTGTCCGGCGTCTTCGTTGGACACGGAGCATCAGCGGACCCGATCCGCCGCGCCGCAGCCGACTACCGTCAGTCGTCGCCGCGCGTCCTCGCTTATGTCGGAGCACACACCGCGGTGGCCGGCGCCGTACGCCGCAGTGCTCCGGGAGCGGGCCGCCGCGGAAGCGGCACAGGACGAGTACCGCCCGGTGGATGCGAGTCAGGGCGCGGCTGCCGTCGGGGGACCGCACCGACGGCGCTCGGCGGCCGGCAGCTTCGGGACGTCGAGGACGGATTCCCTCCGCAGCGACGACCTCGCCGACCTCGAATCGAAACCGCCCCCGCTCAAAGAGTTCCTGCTGGCCAACCGAACCGCCCCCGCTCGCCGAAGCGGCATCGGTGGCCTGAGGAGGCTCAGCCGTGTGTCCTGTCCCGCCGTCAGCACTTCCCGCGCTGCCGAGGGTCTGCACTTTGCGGGGCATCGTGAGCGGTTTTTCCGAATCCATGGACACCAGGGAGGTGCGGACGATGGAGCACGGCCGGACGACGCAGCACCGGGGCGACGGCCGGCACTGATCCGCTGCTTGCGGCGCGGGCGGCTTCGCCGGGTGCCCGGCACCGGGACGCGCTCCGCCTCGTTCACGGCGATCCGTGGACATCGAGACCGACAGTGACGCCACCGGACATGGCTTCGGCAACCACGGAACCCGTGGAGGCCCAACGGTGATTCAACGGCGTCGATCGCGGGAGTTCCCCCGGGGCGGGCTCGCCGGCGCGATCCGGAGCAGATCGTCCACCAGGCGCGCCACGA
The genomic region above belongs to Streptomonospora salina and contains:
- a CDS encoding EamA family transporter; this translates as MITSSSTAVRAALGRIPPAVLLLAGMFVLHTGSALAVRAFSEAGPMGVTWLRLLWAALILAALGGRPLWRALRSATPRDLGAAVILGTISAGMMVFYSEATARVDLGTATAVEFLGPLTVAVLALRRRREAVWIAAAVGGVLLLTRPWASGADPVGVALGLCGAVCVALYIVLTQRVGSTFRAVHGLAVAMAVGAAVTAPLGVPQVLAAPDPAGVLGITLAIAVLFPLIPFLLEMVVLQRMSRTAFSTFASLEPAVSLAMGMAVIGQSPVGVQVGGMALVVAAGIGAARGDGRAVRDRRSGPAGAPQALDGAAAPAVPPAGGAADDTARRHAHAG
- a CDS encoding alpha-ketoglutarate-dependent dioxygenase AlkB family protein — its product is MSEPLFGAEPVTVAPGAVHLPGWLSVGAQRDLVRRCRAWSRGAGGMVRHRMPRGGVMSVRMTALGWFWEPYRYSRTLPDGAPVPPFPPILGELARAGVEAAFGAPPGPADPPHDVALVNFYDADARMGMHQDRDEQADVPVVSLSLGDTCVFRFGNTRTRTRPYTDVELASGDLFVFGGPARMAYHGVPRTRPGTAPAGIGMERGRLNITVRASGLE
- a CDS encoding methyltransferase — encoded protein: MTASDAESRDLLRLLTGPWLADAVAAAVRLGVIDRLGRGPAAAGDLAGELSLAPDPLLRLLRLLAGLEVLEERGDGFALAPAGELLRSGHPSSMRDLALLYRSDFFAAAWRGLTDAVRTGEQAFEAVHGRDVYTHLAEHPGDAALFDAGMAAGGSPADALPEVYDFSRARHVADIGGGDGSRLAGLLDADAALRGTLQERPQALAGARERLAPHIDRGRCTLAGADFLDEVAAGADVYVLSRVLHNWDDDSCRRILANCAAAMGPAAHLLIVERVMPDDRNPWLSRAFDVHMMVMTAGRERTAGEYEALLRPAGLHTLEVRGLAAEMGVLVAAAL
- a CDS encoding LysR substrate-binding domain-containing protein, yielding MDLTRLRLLVELERLGTMAAVAETTGMGTSAVSKHFAVLEREAGTQLLVPDGRRVRLTPAGHRLARHAVDILARADTARAELAGEGAPVGQVDLVSFISVAGPIVLPAVRRLQSDHPGIDVRLIEHEPDEALELLQSGTVDLGLVYDYSLVPRRFPGTLTLRPIGTEPLLLSQPSGGAATSRIMTRRRLSGAAESSWIANSRGSDEDELVRRMCAGAGFAPRIRHRIDNLEVVEQLVAAGMGVGVMPKLAAAARRGVVHSPLGDLGGTRRISLASSTGGWSWRPITLLARYLWEQARGVLDDTAPTPPVSGGAEVAGDPEPPPG
- a CDS encoding magnesium and cobalt transport protein CorA — encoded protein: MAQRKPLAWLPGIRGTQEHRSRTARPRPPEHSMDPRTDDDGTAPPVQDSVIDAAIYVGGRRRESPQQLRDLAELHRRTPDDEGAMAWIGLLRPSSSQLLAAAEEFGLHDLAVEDAIVAHQRPKLERYGDTLFVVLKSALYLDAREEVRFGELHLFMGRHFVLTVRHDQAPDLSAVRGRLEENPDLLERGPEAVLYAVLDAVVDGYAPVVAGLQNDIDEIETQVFDGDAAVSRRIYELSREVIEFQRAVRPLLPVLRSLNEAFDEFGTDEEMRRYLRDVADHATTVAERVDGFRDMLQSILTVNATLVSEAQNEEMRRVTEASYRQGEHVKKISAWAAILFAPSLVGSIYGMNFARMPELGWALGYPLALLVMAGISVTLYAVFKWRHWM
- a CDS encoding LysR family transcriptional regulator: MIDVRRLQLLQALGRHQTVAAAADALGVTPSAVSQQLTALAKDAGVALVERQGRRFILTGAARLLVERADVIFAEMERAEADLAEYAQGRVGSARVGSFATGICDLVAPAVAALRTTRPGWRFEIVQAEPDRSTEMLRSGELDIAVTMSSDIPPNATGEFRLAPVMVEPFDVVLPYQHPLAACTDLELGADLADAHWIMSPPGSPWYDCVAAACHQAGFQPQVAHTVHEFSAVFALVRAGLGVALMPRLGWTGMPAPHVVVRTVRNTARRHVVVVTRAGYDAEPLLSAVREAASKVPVPAASPLLVSGGGAA